The DNA region AAGCCATTGCAGGTGCAAGGCTTGCTTTCTGGTCAAATGCTGCCTGTTTTTTTCTGACATGTGATATTTCATGTCTTATGTTCTATTCccctaaaattattttatacaatttaaCATTTGAGAAATACATAGTTAAAATAACAGAATGCATACGATTATTGCTCTTATAGTATTATTTTTACACTGTCTATGTTGCATTTTCTCAGACTTTCCCATGACTGAGAAAAATTTTCTCAAGGAACTTAGACTTACAGTACTAAAAAAGCCATACTAACTGCCTTGGTCAGCctgaaataactttttaaagttCAAAATCACCTATTCTGTGTTCAATAATTCTGCTAAGTCCCTTAACTATCCTCTGAATCccaattttattttgcaaattcaGCTACCCAAAAAGAGACTCAGACATTTTGAGAGGTGGCAGAACTACAGCCTTCAACTTGTCTCTTTCTACAGAGGTAGAATTTCACCTGTAGTTGTACTGCAGACAAATTTCTTCTCAAACAGTTTTTCAAATGTGAAAAATTTTTTGTTCACAGCTGCAATAACCACAAAGCCTTTTCTTGAATGTCACCAGGGAATAAAGACATAGTGAGGAATTCAAGCTATAAGTCTTTGAGAGCTGCTCCTTGCAGAAGACTTGCAGAGCAGTTGCCTTCTGACACACTAAAACTACTTCAGCAGGCAGCAGTTGcaatggaaggaaaaggaaaacagtgctgcttttccagtCATGAGCCCAAACAAGTGATTTATCCCCAGCATTTATGTCCCTAGCTGCCAGCTCTCTATCTACAGCATAGAGTTGGCTTTCAGAATGTACCTAGATATTTTTGAAATTCCAGATCTCAAACTCAATTTCTATGCAGGTAAGCAAAAGAAGGGCAATTATGTGGTCCTCTCTGGCTTTCAGAGCTTCTGGGATACAGATTTCCTCTGTCAGAGAGGATCTTGTTTAATCCTAATTGCTGGATACCTCTGACAGGGGGAACCTGAGGATGCGAAGAAACCTAACACTAAGCCTCTGCTCAACTGCTGGTTTAACCACTGACtgtttctctcatttttctttttttttttttttctcctgtttttctttttaatgtgagtaattttgaaaaatcctttctgtcTGGTAAACCAATCCTCTCTTGCCGTAAAAGCTGGAACTATAGTTACAGTAAAGAACTGAAGAGCTTCTGAATAGTTTCCTACTTTAATCAAGAGTCCATACAACAGCACTTCCTGCACATCTGCTCCTTTAGCCAGGGAAAAACATTGTTCCCAAGGGTTAAATAGTTTTCCACTTTGTCTTACATATGACAGTTTCCCCACCAGGTTGTTCTTACAGGCACTGAGGAGGAGTTTTGCATTCAGCTAAGCTATAATCAGCCtcatcaaatatttttttactccATTTTGACTTAGAGTAGTGCCATGACTGTAACAGCATTTTATggtttttccagctttttctttaggaagaatCTTAGCATTGCATTTAGTTTTGGACACCAAGAGATCAGTAACTACTGTAGGAACCTAATGGCTTGAGGCTTCAAGGTGGGAAAAGTACAGCCTCTCCCTGGCAACTCCCGGAGGAAGAAGTCCCagaaaacaggattttaaaTCTATAATCTAACAAATGGTGCTGCCTGTGGCCCATTGGTGTCTGCAGCTGTCAGATGTGGGGACACAGTCATAGCAGagtcttctctctcttcttcacaAATCTTGTTTGAAGTCATCTTGAACCCTGAAATACTTGCAGGGAAGATGCCACCACCCCTTTAACTCTTTCTTCCCTTCCTACCCCAAGTGAAACACCACCAGAACTGTAGTTTGCATCTAATTCATTAATAATGCTTACCTAAGACAGTTTTGTTTGGTGCATatccataaagaaaaaaatcactatcTTTAACCAGAGAGAGAGGGATGGATATAGATGGCTGGGATAGTCAAGAAGCAGGAACTAAGTGTGTAATTACAGACAACAGTATAATGTGAAGTCAGAACAGAGCAGGGGCCTCGACTCCATTTATGTTGCTGCAATCATAATGTTCCTACAGGCCTTAGTTTCTTATTGAAGTTTGGAACACATATTTAGTGAACTCCTTGCCACCACAAAGCAGTGAAAAGGTAAAGCAGTTTTGACAGTTACCTTAGAAGTTACACAGGTGCTACACTGATTTACACCACAACATTCTGGCATTACTGGATGGAAGCCCCTGCAACAGATCCCATGACTGTAGGTAGGTATCAGGGTGATGCCTACCTGAAGGTGATAAGCTGTGATGACAGGCTTATTGCCAGCACACCAGACATCTTCCTTCATCTGCCTCATGACCCTGAAGCACTTCCTGCGACAGCCACCATCTTCGTCAAGTCCCTCCATGAGGATGTGCTCAGCACGGGAGAAGCACAGCTGCCAGTGATAATTAGAGCGGGCTAGGAGGTCGAAACCCAGCGACTGTGGAACAACAGGGGAAGTGGGACAGCAGATCAGAGGCAAACTTCTCCCAGCAATGCAGGTTACAAAAGCATGTGTGACACCTCACAAAGCCTATTCTAAACAGGGTTAGCAGAGGCAGCAAACATGAGGCGTGCTCCCATCTTAATTCTTAGTTGAATAAACGTGCATTTTGCATTGTTTCCTTGTGTGCTGGTATCACTTACTGCAGGGAGATCCTGTTCCAGAACCATCATGCACATTACCAGCAGTGCCACTAAAGCAgaggtgcagctctgcaggcacttTGCTGTGGAGCAGGAGCTTGTGCATAAGAGGGGAGCAGGACTGGAAGGTGGAATGGGACCTGCAGGAActtggcagctggggctggactGAAGTGCCAGAATCCAGCCATGAGTGTTGTAGGGAAAGATGGGATTGAGCTGGAAGGAAAATTGCAAGACACCAGCCCATTTGCTGAAGTCTTACAGGAGGCAGAGCAAGATTAATGCATGTCAGAGCTGTGTGATGCAGGCTGAACTGTTTGCCAGAGACTCACACAATAAAAAGCtaactcagattttttttctatagaaTTCACCACTGTAAGGGGGCAGaaacaaaatccaaataaaTTCTGACAGAATATTTTGAAACATTGCCTCTCTCTTTAGAGAATACATCTTCTAACCCTACTGCCATCACCATGCAGTTCTTCCTTTGGTAAAACACTGTCAGACACCTGAGAGGTAAGTTCCATCCCAGAGTTAAGGGTGTTTTTTACAGTGTTTACCTTGATGCATTGCACTTTTTCCTGAGAAGGCCAACGCTTAAGGCAACGAGGCCACCGGGCTTTCTCAGGCCAGCACGTTGGAATCTCCACAGCAGGGACCAGCTCCACCTCAACCTGGGATTCTGACGTCTCCACAGCCACACGGACCACTGAGCTGAAGCTCTCCAGCACTGTCACTTTACCTGTGAAAGGAcaacaagagaagaaaatatagATAAAAAGGTCCTTTTTTACAAGCCAAGCAAGAGGCTGTCTAGGACCTTGCAGTTCTATTGGTCTGTCTTAACATTTTATCTTCAATAATATGAAGAATACAAGAAAAACCTAAATCTATGCAAGTCTATCCTGGGGAATGAGAACAGGAAGATGAAAGAACAAAGTTCTTAACTTTACACTCAAttataatgcttttttttttttcctttgtaggTCCTCTTAAACCCTAGGATCGGgttcttaaaaataaagctaGACAAGTGATGCAACCTAACATTTCTAATGGTACACTACAAGGAGATCACTGTAGATTGGAGAGGACCAGATTAACACTTCCTATCTAAAGATGTTCTTCCTTCAGAGAACATGAGATCAGGCCCTTGCCAGATCACACTTAGCACTGCCAGTCATTCAGAATGTTTTGTGGGGTATCTGTAAAGTTTGTTTCTGGAGATGCACTTGCACAGAAGACACTACCAGAATTTATGGTCTGTTTTGCAGAGCAGTCACCCAGAAAAGGCTAACTTATACATCACTGCGAGTGCTGAGTGTTAAGAAAAGTTAGTTCCAAGGTGATTTGGAGGAAAGAAGTTTCCTCAGTGTGAAAGAAGAGTGCCTCATCTCCAGGAACAGCACAATCTAAGAGTACAGAAAGGAAAGCAAGCTGCAACTAATGGACTTTGTGGGATGTTTCCTGTTGGTCCAGTTGAGTTCATGGATGAAATTTCTGTCCCAGTCACTGAGGGAGGATCATTGTCCCTTCAGCTCTGCCATCTGAGCCAATTGCATGTTCATCCTCTAATCCACTGAAGTGAAAGCCTGAGCAGATGAACATAAGCAGTTTAAAAAGCAGAGTGTTATCCCACGTCATTTTGAGTGGCATGGGCTAAGGAGCAATTCATGGAGTGAATTACCTTGCAAAGAGTAGAGTCCATCCCAAACAGAACTTCATAAACCTCAGAAAATCTATGTGCTATTTCCTTGCTGAGCCAAGCCTGGCATCAAAACAGGAACTGTTCTGTTCCCAAGCTCCCAACAAGGATTTCTAGCAGCTGAAAAGTGTTAGAGCAACCACTGTGTCAGCATGTAAATATGTTCATGGCTTTTCCAAAAGCATTGCAATGCTTATACCTATTTTTCCACTAATGAAAAGTGAGGCACCTCAAAAACTGATTTTGCTAGTgctgaaagaattaaaaaacagGGAAGCAAAGATATCAGTGAAGTTTTTCTGTAACTTTAGCCATACTGTGGGATGAAGGAAGTCCATTCTTCACAGAGACAAACAAAAATGGTAATTGCTTCTCCTGACTTCATCTTAGCCCATCTCCTCCCAGCGGACCTTACAAAAAAGGCATCAGAATAATCAACCTAAACTCCACTCTCTGGGGTCCTTGCAAGTACCTTTCCTGCAACACTCAACTTTCACTCAAGAACTTGATGTGACTGTGAATGTGACTGCTACCCAACACAAAAACTTTCACATAAGTGAAGCCTCAGAAGCAAGCCTGTTCCAGCTGGTCTTTCCAGCCTCAATGGTGAAATTTCACTCCTATCCACCTTTCCATTCCAATGAGAACAagtatttcctgaaaaaaatgcCATTATCTAGCAGAGCTTcactttaacattttttttcctgtgactaCAATTCAGAGTGCGATCAGATgagtggaaatagcttctattGCTCTGAAATACAGAAGACTCATTAGGCTACCGATGAATAATATCATTTTGGAAACATGCCATGGGAAGAGGCACCACAGGAGTAGCTTGGACACTGGGGAAAAGAGCACTTGTCCAACATACTTTGCTTCAGTAGAAGTCCCTCTACTTAGTTCCCACCATCCCATGCTGGAAAGCTGTGGGCAGCTAAGGTTTCCCCAGAGCATTATCTGCCCTATAAATATCTTCAAACATATTCTTCTCAGATGTACACATCTTTCCAGTATCCAATTTTCCTATACTACCTTctgtaataatttaaatatattgcaGGGGCTGTAGTAGAGAaagattttttccccaaactcCTAAATGTTCTAAAAATCAGGGCTGCCTCTTAGTTGAAGAGGGTGATGTGGCTGGAGACTCTACCCAAATTCCTAAGAAAGGAGTAACATCTTGCTACAAAGAGCCCAAGAACTACTGAATTCTATCTTCAGTGCAGGTCTGTGTCTGTCAATGCAATCGCTTGAAGTTTTCCTGGTTTGGGAGAGTTTTGCTCAGCTTCTGACCACACAAAGCaaacactgtgtgtgtgtgtgatggatTCCCTCACACCTGTCCCCACCAAACTCACTGGAGAGGTTACAGGAGACAATCGACTTCTCCACCAGCTCCCGGAAGACGATAAGGACCTTGGCTGGAACCAGATCACCCTCGATGTTCACATCCTCTTCATGCCACTGCTGGAGGCTTTTTGAGAACTGCTCCACCTCCAGCCACTGGTGCAGTTCCTCAGGGTCTCGCACGGAGGAGAGGAGCTTGGCTCCATGCACGGTGTAATAGCGCCAGTGCCGTACCTGGCACTCCCTGTAACCCGTCAGGCCACGCAGAGGAACTGTGATGAGGAACTGGCTGGGTGCTAACACCTGGGAGAGTTCAGAGACATTGAGAGAGGAGACAAGGGCAGATCCATGAGCTAAAGGAAAACAGGGTTGAGGAAGTACTAGGTCAAAGTGGGGGCTTGGAAAAGAAGGACAAACCATGGTATGATGGGACTAACTGAACACAGCCAGGACCAGTCTAAGGGTTACCTTGGAGGCATGCAGACTAAAAGGAAATTGTCTTAGAAGGCATTTGATGTGAAGCCCTTAGAAGATAAGAGCTCACTGGCTGATTTGCCACCGCACCTGCCATGTTTTCCCCCTTCTCTTGCTATTTCTAGTCTGCAGTTGCATGAGATGTAATAACCAGCAGCTTCCAAGAAGCAGAAAGGCATGAATATGTTTTGAGATCCAGCCAAGGGAAACCCAAATAGTGCTAGTTATTATTTCAGAATTGTTACTTGAGATAAGCCCAGAGTCCAATACTAGTAATAACTATGGCAAAAAGTGCACCTTTCTGATCTCTTTCAAAGTCCACTACAGACAATAGCAAAATAAGGCTATGGCACATTAATTTTACAAGTGTTTCACTCTGTTTGACTGACACTTCAAGGGACAGAGACATAAGGCAAGTGACATGCCTGAGCCTACAGACGCTCAGAGAAACTCCCAGAAACAAGTCCAGATCCTGGCCTGCTATAATAATGGAACTGCATCTCCTGATGAGCATGACAGAAACAGTGTAAGGATGGAGGCAGAAACCAATGGACAAGGAAGCCTTAAACAGGCTTGTTTGCAAGCCAGTTCATTTGCCTTACTTGGGGAAACCCATTTTCCAATAAAATCCAGTTCTGAGACACTATTTGCAAGGAAAGAATGAGGTGACTCAAATACCACAAAACATCATTTGTCTGGCCCAGGGCATAGCCAGACATGTCCAAGAGCTACTTTGGAAGCATCTGGCAGTTGTGGTTCCAGAAAGGGTGTTCAAATTCCTTCAGATTTTTACCATGTTGGCTTAGGAGCTTTTCAAGTACACTTGCTACCAAGCCTAACTTACACTGGCATAAGTAAAGTGAAGCTGCTGCATGAGCAGGATGTGAAGTGACAGCCACTGGTGTGAGGTGGTTACACCCACGGTGAATGAAACATGCTTGTCACTCTCCTGTAACAATCCAAAACACTCTGGTAGCCTTCCTCAGCTCAGATCAGCTGATTTAAAGTATTACCACAGAAGTACCAGGCCCCTGAGGGCAGTAACAAGCTTCATTGTCCCTAAGCAGCCTTTCTGGGACTTCTATCCACACCTTCTGCCCATGGGTCTGGGCAGAACCCCAGGTTAATAACCCATTTCAGGTTAGCCCTGGGCTCCAGTGAGTGGGGCAGTGGCTTGACCTCAGACCTGACTTACCAGCAGACTTTCCTGATGATCCAGACTCTTGGCTGGCCCAGCTGCCCTCCTTGTGTGTGTCACACTCAGGGAccacagggcaggggctgccttGCTATGCTCCTGCCTATCTCTCTCTCTatcacagggagcagctggtcttctctgctccttggcaagagatttggaaaataaaagatgGCCAGCCATAAGCACAGAAATAGCAAGGAAAACACCAGGATGCTGCTCTTTTGTCAAATATAAACCATAAAGGCAGGAGGACGCTGAAAGAATGACATCGAGGATCAAGCTAATCTGCACACATCAGGTCTGGAGGGGCTGAGAAATCCTGTGGGCAGCTCAGAAACAGAGCAGTAGGAAAAAATACAATGGCTGTCATGCAGTTACTGCTCCTCTCACTGCCTCAGCCACATTTGCAGGTAAACAACCATACCCCCCAACCAAAATGCTGTCTTGTATGCACTGGCACCCAATAGAGTGCAAAGGGAAGAGCTGCACATGTTATGTGAGTGCCTACAAATGCAAGGGTTCTCCACCTGGGGCTTACCAGAAAACAACAGAATGCACAAGGCTGGGATTAGCACTGTAAAGCTGGGCAGCTGGTGTCTTCTTGGCCTGAACAAATCCCAGTCCCACACCTATGCTCTGTCACACAATGGTCTCACACACCATGTGCAGGCCACGGGCCCCAGAAAGTCACAGGTTCGAGCAAGAGTCTCCAGTTCTGGTGTATGTAACTTGTGGCCAATTCTGCTGTATTAAAATCCTGTCTAGAGCATGCTGGGCAAATTAAATACAACCTCATTCTTGTGAACCTGGCCATGCTGTTCCAGGGAGACAGAAAGAGTAggttagaaagaaaataattatgctttgaggggaaaaaaagcaagctCTTGTGCAAAAGACAAAACAGTCATGGAAGGATCAGTTTGGGGGGTGCAGTTGTCTGGAGAAGAGGGTGTGTGAGGAGGAAGCAAGCACAGGGATTGTCAGGTACCAGGAAGGCTTTGTAcctggatggatgggtggaatGGGCGCTTCCTCCGAAGCATAGCTGACCACTTGGCCAGTAAAGCTGGCTGAtcctgagagaagcagaaaggaaGACAAGTacacagaacagaaagaaagcaTGTGCTAGGTCACTCATTCACAGAGCAAAGCTGCAAGCTTCCCTGGGTGCTTGGAGTTTGTTAAAGGAAAATCCCCCCATTGCCCCCATCTTGATTAAACACTTGGCTATGCCACTGGGCAGTGCAGTACCAGTGATCAGTCTGGACCTCTTCATTATAACTTTACTGAAGCCTCCGCAGCTTTTGCATCAGCCCTGCACAGTTGACAGCTCCAAAAATGGTGGGccacaacaaaaacaaacacttagaacttttaaaaattaaataatctgTTTTGTTCTTCTGAATTTTAAATCAGGTTTTTCATTAAAGCACGACTTCTTGTTACATGGGTCACAGGAAAACACTGAATACCTAGAGACTTTTCGTAACCATTCTCCACTCAGCCCTTCATATTTACAAGGGAGCTTGAGGCTTCTCAACAAATCTAGATGTCTCACCATGTTAAATTGATTCCTTTTAGCCAGAAGCTGAAAGTTCTGAAAAATCCTATAGATTCagccaacagaaaaaaaagatgttgcAAAATGAAACATGGAATAATGAATATATGAATTCATTGACTTTCCCTGGACACAAATCTCCTCTATGCTGAAGTATGTCAGCAACAGTATTAAAGTTTCCAATTTTTGGAGGGAGACAGcccaaaccaaaataatttctcatcAACTTGTTCTTTGCTTCCCCATACATACAGGACAGTTAGTCAGGTCCTCTGAGTGTAACCTGCACAGATTTGTAACACTGGGTTCAGTTAAGCATGAACAACAGATCTGCCACCTTTAAAGGAACAGATTTTGAGGATTTCTTTCAAGCAGAATTTGTTCAGATCTTCATACTATGATACCAAGTTACTGCTCATAATAGATTGCCTTGGtggttttgttctgctttgctttccagAACAACAGTTTTACCCTGACCCTGGCCCTGTCGGACCTCATTAGCCAAGCAGGTTTGTTCCAGCAGAAGAGGtggctggcagagcctggcagtCAGGAACTCGTGGACCAGGATGTGGCACTGTTTTACGTCACTGTGGCCATACCTACAGACAAGACCACATGCTCTGGAATACACAAAATCCCAGCAAAGCTAGGAATCTCAGTGTCTGTGTCCCAGGGCATTATATTTTGCCTCCACCTCCATACCCTTCCAGCAGCTTCACACAAAGACTTCTTCCCTTTCAGTCCCAGAGAGCTGCAAAAAAGCAGCTCTCTGCTTTTGTGTTGCCTCATGCTTTTGTGtatttgctgtgttttgatCTGTAAATGGCTGTGGTTCAGTATAATGGTTGACATTAATATTTCAACTAGTTCAGATGAAAAAAGTTGTTTTCATCTGAAGTTGTCATTGTTGTGATTGTTTCTTGTGTCTTTACTAGTTACTTTTGTGTAATGGAGTCACAAGAAAAAAGCAGCCTTCTTCTgtcacagctgggacagagcatTATTATTTTCATGTCTGAAGGTCTAAAACAGGGAGATATTTCACTTCTCCCACtaataacctttttttttccccaataaaaAGAAATTCCGATTCATGACAaggaaaaaacatatttttcagaaGAAGCTTTCTAATGTTCATAGCAGAAGAAGGacttctaatttttctttcttttgttttagtgAGTTGACAGCTTTTCCACCTGT from Melospiza georgiana isolate bMelGeo1 chromosome 2, bMelGeo1.pri, whole genome shotgun sequence includes:
- the MAB21L3 gene encoding protein mab-21-like 3, whose product is MKPFTDEDVEIYIQSKVERRHYLVSKAVEEVQKIIQQLTAEISYKAVRFQAISNSGIHNENIKVLAPSQFLITVPLRGLTGYRECQVRHWRYYTVHGAKLLSSVRDPEELHQWLEVEQFSKSLQQWHEEDVNIEGDLVPAKVLIVFRELVEKSIVSCNLSSKVTVLESFSSVVRVAVETSESQVEVELVPAVEIPTCWPEKARWPRCLKRWPSQEKVQCIKSLGFDLLARSNYHWQLCFSRAEHILMEGLDEDGGCRRKCFRVMRQMKEDVWCAGNKPVITAYHLQTVLFWTCEKYPRTKDWRCFPEAFLRLVQKLHKCVSQHFLKHYFLKNTNLLKYANTSDLDLVASKLAVFLENPVFCLD